The Branchiostoma lanceolatum isolate klBraLanc5 chromosome 10, klBraLanc5.hap2, whole genome shotgun sequence genome has a window encoding:
- the LOC136442929 gene encoding transmembrane protein 47-like translates to MEVVATTTTEVVLQRPLKLIGIVAAFLGSALIVVCMISDIWVLGYSRADMRTEETLNFYQGLWSLCGDYVGTPPPPGSERTLSCTTPQSQAWVQATAAFALVSLVLSLAGLVLGSLAFCVERYRRLYRLAGTALMMAVVSGLVSLVVFPALFHMDLTAVLAQTPTVAGEWYRDNWEFGWGYGVGWGAVFFDFGASLIFLCGKDRDEIKQTAEYYMSAEHDDL, encoded by the exons ATGGAGGTTGTAGCCACAACTACGACTGAAGTAGTTCTCCAGCGACCGTTAAAGTTAATCGGTATCGTTGCAGCTTTTCTCGGGTCTGCCCTGATCGTCGTGTGCATGATCAGTGACATCTGGGTACTAGGATACTCACGCGCGGACATGCGAACTGAAGAGACGTTGAACTTTTACCAAGGCTTGTGGAGTCTGTGTGGAGACTATGTCGGCACACCACCGCCACCGGGATCCGAGAGAACATTGTCGTGTACAACACCCCAGAGCCAAG CCTGGGTCCAGGCGACTGCGGCCTTCGCGCTGGTGAGTCTGGTGCTGTCGCTGGCAGGGTTGGTGCTGGGCTCCCTGGCCTTCTGTGTGGAGAGGTACCGCCGCCTGTACAGACTGGCGGGGACCGCGCTCATGATGGCAG TTGTTTCAGGCCTGGTGTCGCTGGTGGTGTTCCCGGCGCTGTTCCACATGGACCTGACGGCCGTGCTGGCCCAGACACCCACCGTGGCGGGGGAATGGTACCGGGACAACTGGGAGTTCGGCTGGGGGTACGGGGTCGGCTGGGGAGCCGTCTTTTTCGACTTCGGCGCCTCGCTTATCTTCCTCTGCGGGAAGGACAGGGATGAGATCAAACAGACCGCGGAGTATTACATGTCTGCAGAGCATGACGACCTGTAG